A stretch of the Filimonas lacunae genome encodes the following:
- a CDS encoding UbiX family flavin prenyltransferase, which yields MPNKIVIAITGASGSIYPKLLIEKLLTIPQQWDELSVVMSNNAKEVWQTELDNTSYLNYPVQFYDKHNFQAPFASGSARYNIMIVAPCSMGTLGRIANGISDDVITRAADVVLKERRKLILLARETPYNLIHIRNMEAVTLAGGIICPATPSFYSKPTTIEEVAATVTDRVLDLAGLDITSYRWNTQS from the coding sequence ATGCCTAATAAAATTGTCATTGCTATTACCGGGGCCAGCGGATCTATTTATCCCAAATTGCTGATAGAAAAATTATTAACGATACCACAGCAATGGGATGAGCTAAGTGTGGTGATGAGTAACAATGCCAAAGAAGTATGGCAAACCGAACTGGACAACACCAGCTACCTCAACTATCCCGTACAATTTTACGATAAGCATAACTTCCAGGCGCCATTTGCATCAGGTTCTGCCCGCTATAATATTATGATTGTAGCTCCCTGTAGCATGGGCACACTGGGCCGCATAGCTAATGGCATCAGTGATGATGTTATTACCCGCGCTGCTGATGTAGTATTGAAAGAAAGGAGAAAATTGATATTACTGGCCCGCGAAACGCCTTACAATCTTATTCATATCCGCAATATGGAAGCGGTTACCCTGGCTGGCGGCATTATATGTCCGGCCACCCCTTCCTTCTACAGCAAGCCCACCACCATTGAAGAAGTAGCTGCTACAGTAACCGATCGCGTGCTGGATCTGGCAGGGTTGGATATTACCAGCTACCGCTGGAATACACAGTCCTGA
- a CDS encoding FUSC family membrane protein, which produces MDYTREFRKFITGQYLHSGIRITAGAVIPAVVLYHFDLLAAWMAMPLGALCVSLTDNPGPPHHRKNGLIASILINFVVAIITGFSRELPWLLGVEIVVFGMFFTLIGVYGTRISSIGLIALLVFIFNVDSHLQSHSIWWDALLFAAGGTWYAFLSMVLYNLRPFLHIQQLMGECLIDMSTYLRIKSGFYKLEPDYEHLNTELMRYQVLIQQHHTDLREMLFKSRQFVSESTTKSRTLMMMFLDSIDLLERVMTSQQDYTSLHEEFDNSDILEDYAWMIAALADELHEIGLAVQSGTASKSKNDLDALLKVTMDHFFELRKKYLNPNTIEGVIKLRQILYSIQDITERIKRLHAATAFDKRIARQFKVQEDVNQFVTRSELDPKILLANLSLKSASFRHAARVTVALMIGYIISLFFTLGHGYWILLTIVTIIKPAYSISRKRNLQRLAGTLIGGVVGMAILIYVHDRTAWLVFMLLAMIISYSFLKLQYLVASACITIYVLLSFAFLNPAGYEAVLHDRVLDTFIGSVVAFIVAQFVLPTWEQEQVTTLMLEALQNNRSYFDAAAECFTGKQPDVTTFKLVRKNAFVALANLSDNLQRMLSEPKDKRPKLKHYHQFVATSHMLTSHIAALSYYAQRNAAQYESQEFQPLVQQVDLQFRQSIELLQHHRSVEVLNVAAKLPISDKIQQLMDIRRKELESGGTEDDGAATRKTLSDMKTITDSFELISTMTVDQLRIIQKLVSEQPDGDND; this is translated from the coding sequence ATGGACTATACCAGGGAGTTTAGGAAATTTATCACGGGGCAATATTTGCATTCAGGCATACGTATTACGGCAGGGGCTGTTATACCGGCTGTAGTATTATATCACTTTGATTTGCTGGCTGCATGGATGGCCATGCCGCTGGGCGCGCTTTGCGTAAGCTTAACAGATAACCCTGGTCCGCCGCATCACCGCAAGAATGGTTTAATTGCCAGCATCCTTATCAATTTTGTAGTTGCTATCATTACTGGCTTTAGCAGGGAATTGCCCTGGTTGCTGGGAGTGGAAATAGTGGTGTTTGGGATGTTTTTTACCCTGATAGGCGTATATGGCACCCGCATTAGCAGTATAGGGCTTATTGCCCTGCTGGTGTTTATATTTAATGTAGACAGTCATTTACAAAGTCACTCTATCTGGTGGGATGCCTTGCTGTTTGCGGCAGGCGGTACCTGGTATGCTTTTTTAAGCATGGTATTGTATAATCTGCGTCCGTTTTTACATATACAACAGTTGATGGGGGAGTGTTTAATTGACATGTCAACCTACCTGCGTATTAAATCGGGCTTTTATAAACTGGAGCCGGATTACGAGCATTTGAATACAGAGCTGATGCGTTACCAGGTACTGATTCAGCAGCATCATACCGATTTGCGGGAAATGCTGTTTAAGTCGCGCCAGTTTGTAAGCGAGTCTACCACCAAAAGCAGAACGTTGATGATGATGTTCCTGGATAGCATTGACCTGCTGGAAAGGGTAATGACATCGCAACAGGATTACACATCGCTGCATGAAGAGTTTGATAACTCGGACATACTGGAAGATTATGCCTGGATGATTGCGGCGTTGGCGGATGAACTGCATGAAATTGGTTTGGCCGTACAAAGCGGTACAGCCAGCAAAAGCAAGAATGACCTGGATGCTTTGCTGAAAGTGACCATGGATCATTTTTTTGAACTGCGTAAAAAATACCTGAATCCGAACACCATTGAAGGCGTTATTAAACTGCGCCAGATATTATACAGCATACAGGATATTACAGAAAGGATTAAACGTTTGCATGCAGCTACTGCTTTTGATAAGCGAATAGCTCGCCAGTTTAAGGTGCAGGAAGATGTGAACCAGTTTGTGACCCGCTCGGAGCTGGACCCCAAAATTCTGCTGGCCAACCTGTCGTTGAAAAGTGCCAGTTTCCGGCATGCGGCCCGGGTTACCGTGGCGCTGATGATTGGTTATATCATATCCCTGTTTTTTACATTGGGGCATGGCTACTGGATATTGTTAACCATTGTCACCATTATAAAACCGGCCTACAGTATAAGCAGGAAACGAAACCTGCAACGTTTGGCAGGCACATTAATAGGTGGTGTAGTGGGCATGGCCATATTGATATATGTGCATGACAGAACCGCCTGGCTGGTGTTTATGTTGCTGGCCATGATTATATCTTACAGCTTTTTAAAGTTGCAATACCTGGTGGCTTCGGCCTGTATTACTATTTATGTATTGCTCAGCTTTGCCTTTTTAAATCCTGCGGGATATGAAGCGGTGCTGCACGACAGGGTGCTGGATACTTTTATAGGCTCGGTGGTGGCGTTTATTGTTGCGCAGTTTGTGCTGCCAACCTGGGAACAGGAACAGGTAACCACTTTAATGCTGGAAGCTTTGCAGAATAACCGGTCGTATTTTGATGCTGCCGCGGAATGCTTTACGGGTAAACAACCGGATGTAACTACATTTAAACTGGTGCGTAAAAATGCTTTTGTGGCCCTGGCCAACCTGAGCGATAACCTGCAACGGATGCTGAGTGAACCTAAAGACAAACGCCCCAAGCTGAAACATTATCATCAGTTTGTAGCTACCAGCCATATGTTGACTTCTCATATAGCAGCCCTGAGTTATTATGCACAGCGGAATGCAGCACAATATGAATCACAGGAATTTCAGCCATTGGTGCAGCAGGTAGACCTTCAATTCAGACAGTCTATTGAACTACTGCAACACCACCGTTCGGTGGAAGTGCTGAATGTGGCTGCCAAGCTACCTATCAGTGACAAAATTCAGCAGTTGATGGACATACGTCGCAAAGAGCTGGAAAGCGGCGGTACGGAAGATGACGGCGCTGCCACCCGCAAAACATTAAGTGATATGAAAACGATCACTGATTCGTTTGAGCTGATCAGTACCATGACAGTAGACCAATTACGGATTATACAGAAGCTGGTTAGCGAACAACCAGATGGTGACAATGATTAA
- a CDS encoding SRPBCC family protein → MPLIQLETYINAPVDVCFNLSRSIDLHTQSMEQAGEKAIAGVTSGFINEGETVTWEARHFGIVMHMTSKITALQQPHYFRDEMVEGPFKKLKHHHIFREENGGTLMIDEFEFASPLGCMGKLADILFLKTYMKSLLQKRNSVIQQVAEEQVNVVVR, encoded by the coding sequence ATGCCGCTCATTCAATTAGAAACTTATATTAACGCCCCGGTAGATGTTTGTTTTAATTTATCCCGCAGCATTGACCTGCACACCCAAAGTATGGAGCAGGCCGGTGAAAAGGCCATAGCGGGTGTAACCTCCGGTTTTATTAACGAAGGAGAAACGGTTACCTGGGAAGCCCGCCATTTTGGAATTGTGATGCATATGACCAGTAAAATCACGGCCCTGCAGCAACCACATTATTTCAGAGATGAAATGGTGGAAGGGCCTTTTAAGAAATTGAAGCACCATCATATTTTCCGGGAAGAGAACGGAGGAACCTTAATGATTGACGAATTTGAGTTCGCTTCCCCCCTAGGATGCATGGGGAAATTAGCGGATATATTGTTTTTAAAAACATATATGAAGTCCTTACTGCAAAAGAGAAACAGCGTAATTCAGCAGGTAGCGGAAGAGCAGGTAAATGTGGTAGTGCGATAG
- a CDS encoding TIGR01777 family oxidoreductase yields MLYQKIVLAGGNGYLGGVLVRYFKDKAASIIILARKASPDVDNVQTIVWDGVTQGAWCTALEGADMLVNLCGKNVNCRYTAQNQRALLESRLLPTRALGVAVTGCKLPPELWINVTSATIYRHAEDKPQDEATGQIGYGFSIDICKAWESAFFDMSAPRTRKIALRMGIVLGRKDGVFPRLLNMVKLGLGGKHGVGEQYIAWIHEQDVAGSVEWLLQHTEIEGVINCTGPEPVRNKDLMKDIRRAYGAPFGLPAPQWLLDAGAMLIGTETELLLKSRWVAPQKLLDSGYVFLFTRASYAIHDILSIRI; encoded by the coding sequence ATGTTGTATCAGAAAATTGTGCTGGCAGGTGGCAATGGCTACCTGGGGGGAGTGCTTGTGCGTTACTTTAAGGATAAAGCAGCTTCTATTATTATATTGGCGCGCAAAGCCAGCCCGGATGTTGACAATGTTCAAACCATAGTGTGGGATGGTGTTACACAGGGGGCGTGGTGTACGGCGTTGGAGGGAGCAGATATGTTGGTAAACCTATGTGGTAAAAACGTAAACTGCCGGTATACTGCACAAAACCAGCGGGCACTTCTTGAGTCACGGCTATTGCCTACCCGCGCATTAGGTGTTGCTGTGACAGGCTGTAAACTGCCGCCTGAGCTTTGGATCAACGTTACTTCGGCCACCATTTACCGGCATGCAGAGGATAAGCCACAGGATGAGGCGACGGGACAGATTGGATATGGGTTTTCGATCGATATCTGCAAAGCATGGGAATCTGCTTTCTTTGATATGTCTGCGCCCCGTACCCGCAAAATTGCTTTACGTATGGGTATTGTGTTGGGACGTAAAGACGGTGTTTTTCCAAGATTGCTAAATATGGTAAAGCTGGGGCTGGGTGGCAAACATGGCGTTGGTGAACAATATATTGCCTGGATACATGAGCAGGATGTAGCAGGAAGTGTGGAATGGTTACTGCAGCATACAGAGATAGAAGGTGTGATAAACTGCACGGGACCGGAACCTGTGCGGAACAAAGACCTGATGAAAGATATTCGCCGTGCCTATGGCGCTCCTTTTGGTTTACCGGCTCCGCAATGGTTGCTGGATGCCGGAGCGATGCTGATTGGAACGGAAACGGAACTGCTTTTAAAAAGCAGGTGGGTGGCTCCGCAAAAATTATTGGATAGTGGTTATGTATTTTTGTTCACCCGTGCATCTTATGCCATACACGACATATTAAGCATACGCATATAA
- a CDS encoding DUF393 domain-containing protein, which yields MKTLKDHLILYDADCPMCHLYTRAFVKAGMLDNNGREAYQHTASHSCFDIDMQRAVNEIALVNRQTGEVTYGIQSLFTIIAHSFPVFRRLFQSSSFISVMGRLYAFVSYNRRVIIPSADATHHLALQPSFKKRYRIAWLLFTWLVTAFILSAYAWRITTVLSAGGFYREYLVCGGQIIFQAFVLSRIAPQKTWDYLGNMMTVSLAGALLLLLGMMVGSLLHASVVFYVSFFMTVAGLMFLEHLRRCSLLGLNYIPSVTWVLYRLLLLAVLLKLY from the coding sequence ATGAAGACCTTAAAAGACCATCTGATTTTATACGACGCCGATTGTCCTATGTGTCACCTGTATACCCGGGCTTTTGTTAAAGCGGGGATGCTGGACAACAATGGGCGGGAAGCTTACCAACATACAGCATCACATAGCTGTTTTGATATTGATATGCAAAGGGCGGTGAATGAAATTGCCCTGGTAAACAGGCAAACCGGTGAAGTTACCTACGGCATCCAAAGCCTGTTTACCATTATTGCCCATTCCTTTCCTGTTTTCAGGCGCTTGTTTCAAAGCAGCTCTTTTATTAGCGTGATGGGGCGTTTATACGCTTTTGTATCCTACAACCGGCGGGTAATTATCCCTTCTGCCGATGCTACCCATCACTTAGCCTTACAGCCTTCTTTTAAAAAACGGTATCGTATTGCCTGGCTGTTGTTTACCTGGCTGGTAACGGCCTTTATTCTTTCGGCTTATGCATGGCGCATTACTACCGTACTGTCTGCCGGCGGTTTTTACAGGGAATATCTTGTGTGCGGGGGGCAGATTATTTTTCAAGCGTTTGTACTAAGCCGCATTGCACCACAAAAGACCTGGGACTACCTGGGTAATATGATGACTGTTTCACTGGCAGGAGCTTTATTATTGTTATTGGGTATGATGGTGGGTAGCCTGTTGCATGCCAGCGTTGTTTTTTATGTAAGTTTTTTTATGACTGTGGCCGGATTGATGTTCCTGGAACACCTGCGTCGTTGTTCTTTGCTCGGGTTGAATTATATCCCTTCTGTTACCTGGGTACTGTATCGTTTATTACTACTGGCAGTATTGCTTAAACTCTACTAA
- a CDS encoding NAD(P)/FAD-dependent oxidoreductase, with product MKAIVIGGGIIGLSSAWFLREGGWDVTVIDKGDFTDNCSYGNAGYVCPSHFVPMAAPGIVMQGFKWMLNPQSPFYVKPRVNAALLQWGFQFMKSANARNVEKSALPLRDIALLSKALYESWATTPGFDFAYETKGMLEMFQTEANEHHAHHSVEQAKKLGLDAVLLSKEEVAQLEPHTQLNIRGAIHFKCDAHLYPGNLMKNLLSQLAQRQVTFIKNEAVTGFEKNGKDISKVITANGRYEADLVVVAAGSWSKGVADMLHTTMPMVGGRGYSVTFENSPYRLQHPAILTEGRVAISPMDGNKIRFGGTMEITALDAPPNFKRVQGILSSVKQFLPEYDIPMPEASKVWYGYRPCSADGLPYIGYLKKVPNCIMATGHSMLGVSLGPATGKLVSELAAQKATSLDMAPFTPERFAK from the coding sequence ATGAAAGCTATTGTTATAGGTGGTGGTATTATAGGATTAAGCTCGGCCTGGTTTTTAAGAGAGGGTGGTTGGGATGTTACTGTCATTGATAAAGGTGATTTTACCGATAACTGTAGTTATGGTAACGCCGGTTATGTTTGCCCCAGCCACTTTGTACCGATGGCCGCACCCGGTATTGTAATGCAGGGTTTTAAATGGATGCTGAACCCGCAAAGCCCTTTTTATGTAAAGCCAAGGGTGAATGCAGCTTTGCTGCAGTGGGGGTTTCAGTTTATGAAAAGCGCCAATGCGCGTAACGTAGAGAAAAGTGCCTTGCCTTTGCGTGATATAGCGCTGTTAAGTAAAGCGCTGTATGAAAGCTGGGCTACTACGCCTGGTTTTGATTTTGCGTATGAAACAAAAGGGATGCTGGAAATGTTTCAGACCGAAGCAAATGAGCATCATGCCCATCATAGTGTTGAACAGGCAAAGAAGCTGGGCCTGGATGCTGTTTTACTCAGCAAAGAAGAAGTGGCCCAACTGGAGCCACATACACAACTGAACATAAGAGGAGCGATACATTTTAAATGTGATGCACACTTATATCCCGGCAACCTGATGAAGAACCTGTTAAGCCAGCTGGCACAGCGGCAGGTTACTTTTATAAAGAACGAAGCCGTAACCGGCTTTGAAAAGAACGGTAAGGACATAAGCAAAGTAATTACTGCCAACGGGCGTTATGAAGCTGACCTGGTGGTAGTGGCCGCCGGCTCGTGGAGTAAGGGGGTGGCCGATATGTTACATACTACTATGCCTATGGTAGGAGGACGTGGCTATTCTGTTACATTTGAAAACTCGCCCTACCGCTTACAACATCCGGCTATATTAACCGAAGGACGGGTGGCGATATCCCCTATGGATGGTAATAAGATCCGCTTTGGAGGTACTATGGAAATTACTGCGCTGGATGCGCCGCCTAATTTTAAAAGGGTACAGGGTATACTCTCCTCCGTAAAACAATTTTTGCCGGAATATGATATTCCTATGCCGGAAGCATCTAAAGTATGGTATGGCTACAGGCCCTGTTCGGCAGATGGGCTGCCCTATATTGGGTATCTGAAAAAAGTTCCCAATTGTATTATGGCAACCGGCCATTCTATGCTGGGGGTAAGCCTGGGACCCGCAACGGGTAAGCTGGTGAGTGAGCTGGCTGCACAAAAAGCCACATCTTTAGATATGGCTCCTTTTACTCCCGAGAGATTCGCTAAGTAA
- a CDS encoding 4-hydroxyproline epimerase, with the protein MKKTFFCIDAHTCGNPVRLVAGGGPVLEGNNMSEKRQHFLKEYDWIRKGLMFEPRGHDMMSGSILYAPHDKANDVGVLFIETSGCLPMCGHGTIGTITIAIEEGLITPRVPGIVRMEAPAGLVMINYRQEGKKVKSVKLTNVPAYLDSTELTVECPELGELVFDVSYGGNFYAIVDVQKNFKGLEHYSADKLIAWAREMRSRINEKYQFVHPDNPTINGCSHVLWTGAVLDPTSTARNAVFYGDKAIDRSPCGTGTSARMAQWYAKGMLKKEDVFIHESIIGSTFRGTIEEETTVAGKPAIRPGIEGWAKVYGYNTITIDPEDDPYAYGFQVI; encoded by the coding sequence ATGAAAAAAACATTCTTCTGTATTGATGCGCATACCTGCGGTAATCCCGTGCGTTTGGTAGCCGGTGGAGGACCGGTGCTGGAAGGGAATAACATGAGTGAAAAGCGCCAGCATTTTTTAAAAGAATATGACTGGATAAGAAAGGGGCTTATGTTTGAACCCCGCGGGCACGATATGATGAGTGGCAGTATACTGTATGCCCCGCATGATAAAGCCAACGATGTAGGAGTATTGTTTATTGAAACCAGTGGTTGCCTGCCCATGTGTGGCCATGGTACCATCGGCACTATTACTATTGCTATTGAGGAAGGCCTGATAACGCCCAGGGTGCCGGGCATTGTTCGCATGGAAGCGCCTGCGGGCCTGGTGATGATCAACTACCGGCAGGAAGGAAAGAAAGTAAAAAGCGTAAAGCTTACCAACGTGCCTGCCTACCTGGATTCGACAGAGTTAACGGTAGAGTGTCCTGAATTGGGCGAGCTGGTATTTGATGTTTCTTACGGTGGTAATTTTTATGCCATTGTGGATGTACAAAAGAATTTTAAAGGACTGGAACATTACAGTGCCGACAAACTGATTGCCTGGGCCAGGGAAATGCGCAGCCGAATTAATGAGAAGTATCAGTTTGTACATCCGGATAACCCTACTATTAATGGATGCTCGCATGTATTGTGGACGGGAGCTGTTTTAGACCCTACCTCTACCGCACGCAATGCGGTGTTTTATGGTGATAAGGCAATAGATCGCAGTCCCTGTGGTACCGGTACATCGGCACGGATGGCGCAATGGTATGCTAAAGGCATGCTGAAAAAAGAGGATGTATTTATTCATGAGAGTATCATTGGTTCTACCTTCCGGGGAACTATTGAAGAAGAAACCACTGTAGCGGGCAAACCGGCTATCAGACCTGGTATTGAAGGGTGGGCAAAAGTTTATGGCTACAATACCATTACTATTGACCCCGAAGATGATCCATATGCTTATGGATTCCAGGTAATATAA